In Leishmania braziliensis MHOM/BR/75/M2904 complete genome, chromosome 31, one genomic interval encodes:
- a CDS encoding putative calpain-like cysteine peptidase, producing MVEPHRKFRLDAESVASLRAVVAANSKKQQRLEERLARCHEQAARRSVLEQRLESLHTRIGELREMARPVALPPLSEDATASSNPILPVPFSMSLGCTVLCPTSPGASGVLPQGNPSVATSSSVPDDFDETTIRLDSLPVPATWGRTASLFRYCGPSVKGIVSAVIDEGVLYRILTDGGDWAFYNDTRYYTVQVRYRIAAGSTVTPGNSVTVTGAGAEQELAMELGPEETKVFLTGRVMGFDSLCKAALLPRCVATAEEDEALCTEPQQHWSVLSTSYADVAVPVRHSVSTAHLVADCVAKQIRFVDLHFFPSHASLYRSGQDSFYVPPLHWRLPISYLPNDDSVRREVRLFRGAVLHPEGLRTGRLFPNHLFLSAAAGLACRWPQALRRLFIHPQGARQGKRDRAVGAHHVELCTGGWWCPWIVDEFFPAAARCPEFSHSADDLRVLWLLLLEKACAKVLGSYAAILNAPLEYFVSAFTGGPCKVLHEIWPGREDLRDSTAKATRFFALMKRLLRQRTTEVPSVVCWLRPYLSSAARTQKKGDPLEALYGDVGLDPNAATVVLGLETLRDGQCVVRLRQTAEKRRPAESWLDLWRRAGKLWVNEVSDLVFAMGETAGDTVWMALEDLPQYFQGGCVAPLTSDWGVAKVQGQFTQRQPSVVLQVTATAPTRLLVSVTQRHLDETGLSTLTLKDEDTLIGAGQTLAGLSCLLYSKGSGDSAHFLGSNGDSPDAFDLAQEPHFVYEREVAAGYLLDPCQGPYYAVPLVSSISSDVAYTITAQLVVAESRSTAAPLATPESSTATVRFMTTKPGTTLFPSLVQPILRESSMEVSATSRNYQSSPPKQLRMYYSTGVSVTLVLGGSDVPQQQQPDTSTPGPMYTCERTSTAEAH from the coding sequence ATGGTGGAGCCCCATCGCAAATTTCGGCTAGACGCCGAGTCTGTCGCGTCTCTTAGGGCTGTCGTCGCAGCGAACTCTAAGAAGCAGCAACGGCTGGAAGAGCGTCTGGCGCGCTGCCATgagcaggcggcgcgccgctcAGTGCTGGAGCAGAGACTCGAGAGTCTCCACACACGAATTGgggagctgcgcgagatgGCCCGACCAGTGGCTTTACCACCGCTCTCAGAAGACGCGACGGCGTCATCAAATCCCATCTTGCCAGTTCCCTTCTCCATGTCTCTGGGGTGCACAGTCTTGTGCCCCACCTCGCCTGGTGCGTCGGGTGTGTTGCCGCAGGGCAACCCATCTGTAGCCACCAGTTCGTCGGTTCCGGACGATTTTGACGAGACCACTATCCGTCTCGACTCTCTGCCAGTGCCCGCTACGTGGGGGCGGACGGCGTCGCTCTTCCGCTACTGTGGCCCTTCTGTGAAAGGCATCGTGTCCGCCGTGATTGATGAAGGTGTGCTCTACCGCATCCTCACGGACGGGGGCGACTGGGCCTTCTACAACGACACTCGGTACTACACGGTGCAGGTGCGATACCGCATTGCAGCTGGCTCGACGGTGACGCCAGGAAACTCTGTGACGGTAACCGGAGCAGgggcggagcaggagctggCGATGGAGCTGGGGCCTGAGGAGACCAAAGTGTTCCTAACAGGCCGCGTGATGGGATTTGACAGCCTctgcaaagcagcgcttCTGCCGAGGTGTGTAGCAACGGCTGAAGAGGATGAGGCGCTGTGCAcagagccgcagcagcactggagCGTTCTCTCCACCTCGTACGCAGATGTCGCTGTACCCGTTCGCCATAGCGTGTCGACGGCGCACCTCGTCGCCGACTGTGTGGCAAAGCAGATTCGGTTTGTCGACCTGCATTTTTTCCCAAGCCACGCTTCCCTCTACCGCAGCGGCCAGGACAGCTTCTACGTGCCCCCGCTGCACTGGCGCCTGCCTATCAGCTACCTCCCCAACGATGACAGCGTCCGTCGTGAGGTGCGTCTCTTTCGCGGCGCCGTCCTTCATCCAGAGGGTCTGCGCACGGGGCGTCTGTTTCCCAatcacctctttctctctgcggcagcagggcTTGCGTGTCGCTGgccgcaggcgctgcgccgtcttTTCATTCACCCGCAAGGGGCACGACAGGGTAAGCGTGACCGGGCGGTCGGTGCTCATCACGTCGAGCTGTGCACAGGGGGCTGGTGGTGTCCCTGGATCGTGGACGAGTTCtttcctgcggctgcacggtGCCCCGAGTTCAGCCATTCTGCTGACGACCTGCGTGTATTGTGGCTGCTTCTGCTCGAGAAGGCCTGTGCAAAGGTGCTTGGCTCCTACGCGGCTATCCTGAATGCTCCCCTGGAATACTTTGTCAGTGCGTTCACCGGAGGGCCATGTAAGGTGTTGCACGAAATCTGGCCAGGACGCGAGGACTTGCGGGACTCTACCGCCAAGGCAACGCGCTTCTTTGCGCTCATGAagcgactgctgcggcagcgcacgaCGGAGGTGCCGAGCGTGGTGTGTTGGCTGCGACCCTATTTAAGCAGCGCTGCCCGCACCCAGAAAAAGGGCGATCCGCTGGAAGCGTTGTACGGGGATGTCGGACTTGACCccaacgccgccaccgtaGTGCTAGGGCTCGAGACGCTCCGTGACGGGCAGTGCGTCGTACGTCTGCGTCAGACAGCTGAGAAGAGAAGGCCCGCCGAGTCATGGCTTGACCTTTGGCGCCGCGCCGGAAAGCTGTGGGTGAACGAGGTGAGCGATCTCGTGTTCGCCATGGGGGAGACGGCGGGGGACACGGTGTGgatggcgctggaggacttACCGCAGTACTTCCAAGGCGGTTGTGTAGCACCATTGACGAGCGACTGGGGTGTGGCAAAGGTGCAGGGTCAGTTcacgcagcgccagccgtctgtggtgctgcaggtgacagcgacagcgccgacgcGCCTCTTGGTGAGCGTTACACAGCGGCACCTCGATGAGACCGGACTGTCGACGCTGACATTGAAAGATGAAGACACCTTAATCGGTGCAGGTCAAACATTAGCGGGCCTCAGCTGCCTGCTGTACTCCAAGGGCAGTGGCGACAGCGCTCACTTTCTGGGGAGCAACGGCGACTCCCCTGACGCGTTCGACCTCGCTCAAGAGCCGCATTTTGTGTACGAGCGTGAGGTGGCTGCCGGGTACCTGCTGGACCCGTGTCAGGGCCCTTACTATGCAGTGCCGTTGGTGAGCTCCATCTCTTCCGATGTGGCCTACACCATAACGGCCCAACTGGTCGTGGCAGAATCACggtccaccgcagcgccgctggcAACGCCCGAGAGCAGCACAGCGACGGTGCGCTTCATGACGACGAAGCCAGGGACTACTCTCTTTCCGAGTCTTGTTCAGCCGATCCTTCGTGAGTCCTCGATGGAAGTGAGCGCGACATCCCGGAACTACCAAAGCAGCCCACcaaagcagctgcgcatgtaTTACAGCACGGGAGTCTCTGTCACACTCGTGCTCGGCGGAAGCGATGtaccacagcagcaacagccagATACATCAACCCCTGGACCCATGTACACCTGTGAGAGGACAAGCACAGCTGAGGCTCACTAG
- a CDS encoding adenosine deaminase-like protein, with the protein MEGNGASTSTERAGRFMRIAPRLWSDTPHGAVHRAVEAQPQPVWRQLWQRALANGALRPGPSCVVADTSEQEVSAQGKEGAIIVAAFVLSIPFIECPCAGKEEAVESSADVSMRRYVCVSLGSGSRCLAAQDAPASDDGEKVRRLFELRDGHAEVMARRGFVAFLLEMADASARCTGGAYADLFLRRCGGDGNVATVAGVSSCPKWELRETVAVHLVCTRWMCGSLAAVAGSSGRSGHLLLQAACGCWVDSTVQVEALAKEGERASSTVTHVGRHVLATHYSSLNGATQLLHAARVKPGKGLANLSMSCTDKVWRWCVLGVQGRRRASLFPVPMRLASIHVLHTSFSDLGGLQTAVNNAAATFQWRNRRWWSHGEREVALPQAPKFSFFSGAEFAATRPMTAAKSHDVGVSNDSGYSRSRWLCVSSLVGDRKRSRDEEAEASAFGSVTCSWPYPLTAGDHSCSLVLNTKAGLPQGMTGRALVRRCSTLSEIPWQQCPLSRPWMNHRVQLLLGLGKENALVCPSMATNVASASYAPASIYERSSPTITDDTDLSMSQRVHRYHLQRSGTDGDSIRLLWASSQINFDHLLEAAESCKGTP; encoded by the coding sequence ATGGAGGGCAACGGCGCCAGCACGTCGACGGAAAGAGCAGGACGGTTTATGAGGATTGCCCCTCGTTTGTGGAGCGATACCCCTCATGGCGCCGTTCACCGTgcggtggaggcgcagcCCCAACCAGTGTGGCGCCAGCTGTGGCAGCGAGCTTTGGCGAACGGCGCACTGCGGCCGGGCCCGTCCTGTGTCGTAGCGGATACGTCGGAGCAAGAGGTAAGCGCACAGGGAAAAGAAGGCGCTATTATTGTGGCTGCGTTTGTACTCAGCATCCCATTCATTGAATGCCCGTGCGCCGGAAAAGAAGAGGCCGTAGAGAGCAGCGCGGACGTGTCCATGCGGCGctacgtgtgtgtctcgCTTGGATCAGGCTCCCGGTGCCTTGCGGCTCAAGATGCGCCCGCGTCTGATGACGGCGAGAAAGTGAGGCGACTTTTCGAACTGCGTGACGGCCATGCCGAGGTGATGGCGCGTCGTGGGTTTGTCGCGTTTCTGCTTGAGATGGCCGACGCGAGCGCAcgctgcacgggcggcgcGTACGCTGACCTTTTTCTACGCCGATGTGGCGGGGACGGCAATGTAGCTACCGTGGCCGGTGTTTCGAGCTGCCCGAAGTGGGAGCTGCGAGAGACGGTCGCAGTGCACCTCGTCTGCACTAGGTGGATGTGCGGCTCTCtggctgccgtggcgggAAGCTCAGGCCGTAGCGGGCACCTGCTACTGCAGGCCGCCTGTGGCTGCTGGGTCGACTCCACCGTGCAGGTGGAAGCTTTAgcaaaggagggggagcgtGCCTCTTCCACTGTCACGCATGTTGGTCGCCACGTTCTGGCTACTCACTACTCATCGCTCAACGGGGCCACGCAGCTCTTGCATGCTGCGCGCGTGAAGCCCGGCAAAGGACTTGCAAACCTCTCGATGTCGTGCACCGATAAagtgtggcggtggtgtgtgctGGGTGTGCAGGGTCGTCGCCgagcttctcttttccctgtACCGATGCGACTGGCTTCGATACACGTTCTGCATACCTCGTTTTCGGACTTGGGGGGCTTGCAGACAGCGGTGAACAATGCGGCGGCCACGTTTCAGTGGCGAAATCGCAGGTGGTGGTCtcacggagagagagaggtggcgtTGCCGCAGGCACCAAAGTTTTCCTTCTTTAGCGGCGCCGAGTTTGCCGCTACACGTCCGATGACAGCCGCGAAGTCGCACGATGTCGGTGTCTCCAATGACAGCGGCTACTCGCGTAGTCGATGGCTGTGCGTCAGTTCTTTGGTGGGTGACCGAAAGCGTAGTCgtgacgaggaggcggaggcgtcGGCTTTCGGCAGTGTTACGTGCAGCTGGCCGTATCCCCTTACTGCAGGCGACCATAGCTGCTCTCTCGTCCTTAACACGAAGGCTGGGCTCCCCCAGGGAATGACAGGGCGTGCGCTAgtgcgacgctgcagcacatTGTCGGAGATACCATGGCAGCAGTGTCCCCTCTCCCGTCCATGGATGAACCATCGTGTACAGCTGCTACTGGGGCTCGGCAAAGAAAATGCGCTGGTCTGCCCCTCCATGGCGACGAATGTGGCTTCGGCATCGTATGCACCGGCTTCGATTTACGAACGTAGCTCTCCCACGATCACGGATGACACCGATCTTTCCATGAGCCAGCGGGTACATCGGTACCACCTGCAGCGCTCGGGCACTGACGGGGACTCCATACGACTTCTCTGGGCATCATCACAGATCAATTTTGATCATCTACTCGAAGCCGCTGAGAGCTGCAAAGGTACGCCATGA
- a CDS encoding RNA binding protein rggm, protein MRGSFRRGRGGSGSGGGVWGQPAAADEDAWNAAPPSFQPPVRRVDPLTLTAVEVEVDGVKKLVGQRVQVSGLSDETTWHTLKDHLRQAGDITFCRLFSGGRGMVEFAVPEDAARCITELQGSELEGATLYLREDREDTVLINTRRKIRDARDAQLRARKEEAEKVRRERAMAQGDVSSDSAVQ, encoded by the coding sequence ATGCGTGGCAGCTTCCGTCGCGgtcgcggtggcagcggcagtggcggtggcgtaTGGGGGCAGCCAGCCGCTGCGGACGAAGATGCATGgaacgcagcgccacccagcTTCCAACCACCGGTGCGCCGTGTTGACCCGCTGACActgacggcggtggaggtggaggtagATGGGGTGAAGAAACTAGTCgggcagcgcgtgcaggtGTCTGGTTTGTCGGACGAAACCACCTGGCACACTCTGAAGGATCATCTTCGCCAGGCCGGCGACATCACATTTTGCCGACTCTTCTCTGGCGGTCGCGGAATGGTGGAGTTTGCAGTCCCCGAGGATGCCGCCCGGTGCATCACGGAACTGCAGGGCTCTGAGTTGGAGGGAGCCACATTGTACCTCCGCGAAGACCGCGAGGATACCGTACTCATCAACACACGACGCAAGATCCGCGATGCCCGCGATGCCCAGCTTCGTGCGCGCAAGGAAGAGGCCGAAAAGGTGCGCCGTGAGAGGGCGATGGCTCAGGGAGACGTCTCCAGCGACTCAGCAGTGCAGTGA
- the TDR1 gene encoding thiol-dependent reductase 1, producing MTSRALKLYVAATCPFCHRVEIVAREKKVSYDRVVVGLREEMPQWYKEINPRETVPTLEVGCPERRFVFESMLIAQYLDNSCAPAGALMGASAIQRHRIEYFLTQVGDFIGAAHELLGDPLSAEKRSALSDSAAYMDELLAANQTTGPYYCDGEFTMADVALVPFLVRLKFVLMYYAGYDVFCKAPRMKALWAAAVQRASVLETLPTAEQCVENYRHLVPESAPMMGANGGYVLYSNHLCPFADRVRLACELRKFTVHAVEVPLHPQPEWYQHFNSLGTVPALFTPSGEAVHESQLILYYIDRLATGDTVLVPRGDAEKEYEVGFFLDNAGYFVTGLLSWFFGGSEDAKAEFEWAAVELEQQLAKHPFGEGPFFGGKTMNAGDVAILPFLVRVKSLTPELTNGYDFFAKFPLLNELAEAGMVTPEAKAVFCTLEEYKKRILQLQQKARDE from the coding sequence ATGACCTCACGCGCGCTGAAGCTGTACGTTGCGGCGACGTGCCCGTTCTGCCACCGTGTGGAGATCGTCGCACGTGAGAAGAAGGTTTCGTACGATCGCGTTGTTGTGgggctgcgcgaggagaTGCCGCAATGGTACAAAGAGATCAACCCGCGCGAGACGGTGCCAACGCTGGAGGTCGGCTGCCCGGAGAGGCGGTTTGTGTTTGAGTCAATGCTGATTGCTCAGTACCTGGACAACAGTTGTGCGCCTGCTGGAGCGCTGATGGGTGCATCCGCAATACAGCGACACCGGATCGAGTACTTCCTTACCCAGGTCGGCGACTTCAttggcgctgcgcacgagCTGCTTGGTGACCCGCTGAGTGCAGAGAAGCGCAGTGCCCTGAGCGATAGTGCGGCTTACATGGATGAGCTGCTCGCAGCGAACCAGACGACGGGGCCGTACTACTGTGATGGCGAGTTCACGATGGCGGACGTTGCGCTTGTGCCATTTCTGGTGCGACTGAAGTTTGTGTTGATGTACTACGCAGGGTACGATGTGTTCTGCAAGGCGCCACGGATGAAGGCATTgtgggctgctgctgtgcaacGCGCGTCTGTGCTTGAGACGTTGCCGACGGCGGAGCAGTGCGTGGAGAACTACCGCCACCTGGTGCCAGAGAGCGCGCCGATGATGGGCGCGAATGGCGGGTATGTGCTGTACAGCAACCATTTATGCCCTTTTGCGGACCGTGTACGCCTCGCCTGTGAGCTGCGCAAGTTCACGGTGCACGCGGtggaggtgccgctgcaTCCACAGCCGGAATGGTACCAACATTTCAACTCCCTCGGGACGGTGCCTGCGCTCTTTACGCCGAGCGGCGAGGCTGTGCACGAGTCGCAGCTGATTCTCTATTACATCGACCGCCTAGCGACGGGGGATACTGTGCTGGTGCCGCGTGGAGACGCGGAAAAGGAGTATGAGGTGGGCTTCTTCCTGGACAACGCTGGATATTTTGTCACAGGACTGCTCTCGTGGTTCTTTGGTGGCAGCGAGGATGCGAAGGCTGAGTTTGAGTGGGCCGCTGTCGaactcgagcagcagcttgcAAAGCATCCGTTTGGTGAGGGCCCCTTCTTTGGTGGCAAGACGATGAATGCTGGTGATGTGGCCATTCTGCCATTCCTGGTCCGTGTGAAGTCACTTACGCCGGAGCTGACGAATGGGTACGACTTCTTTGCAAAGTTTCCGCTGCTGAATGAGCTAGCAGAGGCTGGCATGGTGACAccggaggcgaaggcggtgTTTTGTACGCTGGAGGAGTACAAGAAGCGCAtccttcagctgcagcagaagGCACGGGATGAGTAA
- a CDS encoding phosphoglycan beta 1,3 galactosyltransferase encodes MSWMSSEMGTPGGSPTSAMPFSGPLLSCVTSLPRRCTGFFRYSATPNCTAPRSPKLKRGDAGGSRPPPQLWRLVGRVRLGAARLWGRLLGMRERPMHLLMDIALCVTLVVVMWWLLMWCRRRHPLSEEQLARLLGPLSKPWSVLVQHEGAADRLSKVILVEEWLARCSSRGTPLAECKEPLLLSPHMLPSWTLHVVEEDCADCTDQQTYASAVEGVVLQARHAVFATSAAPLGRVGPMLLAMASVTDDVDVRAELPQWEWLRHVHGSGFPAVGGAAGGSAPPRAPYLAVMGIPSTDQRPRAALREAQRKTWLAYQEVARRDNHFTGALLALYVFAAAEPMVPVDLASDEQTRSATMKGYAQDNASTPFHHTTALLPSLREYDAASCVLATGNTTGDCAAEDFAPRRVVLRRGWQSTGIPSPPCDRVLRTSGSSEGAPTSALSYLSDVLSLPVTPAFTSPAEYICHASSALWQEALTHRNVLWIDMMTDRRPTTKKKLGEIINWGLPVEVGMSQKLILWLAYAYHAFRDVPFIIKGDDDAYMKVPQFLSDVRYVVRSMQPRPPPPPADAANRSTCALDMGRAECMYWGGMRLFRQRTYNAGMTFMLHRLLARVVLEPHPNGEPNVAVLLAATDFDPSLSRVYYGLVFFHEDVLLGLLIRNALRRARDICPNNRVWFIKEGLARFHDVHRGDYHDVTWSTVVAHRCTPADDYYLHHFFQREHYATLASSGGKRRAERAAVAQAAAWVAEHRRTMGSEVVGWDAMPAVQWVRDVKRTPAYDMAEADGVPVYRIEYKYWAHWFTAVDDGLYSLPQN; translated from the coding sequence ATGTCGTGGATGAGCAGCGAGATGGGCACCCCCGGCGGATCACCAACGTCTGCGATGCCGTTCTCCGGGCCCCTTCTGTCCTGCGTGACCAGCTTGCCGCGGCGATGCACCGGCTTCTTTAGATACTCCGCGACTCCCAACTGCACAGCACCGCGATCACCGAAGCTCAAGCGCGGGGATGCCGGCGGGtcgcgtcctcctccgcaacTTTGGCGCCTTGTTGGGCGCGTTAGGctcggcgcggcgcggcttTGGGGGCGGCTCCTGGGCATGCGCGAGCGGCCTATGCACCTGCTCATGGACATTGCTCTGTGTGTCACTCTtgtggtggtgatgtggtGGCTGCTCATGTGGTGCAGGCGCCGTCACCCCCTGTCGGAGGAACAGCTGGCGCGCCTTCTGGGACCGCTCTCCAAGCCGTGGtctgtgctggtgcagcacgaAGGCGCCGCGGACCGCCTGAGCAAGGTGATACTGGTGGAGGAATGGCTTGCGCGGTGTTCTAGCAGAGGCACTCCGTTGGCTGAGTGCAaggagccgctgctgctctcgccgCACATGCTCCCGTCGTGGACTCTGCacgtcgtggaggaggactgcGCGGACTGCACGGACCAGCAGACTTACGCCAGCGCTGTCGAAGGCGtagtgctgcaggcgcgccacGCCGTGTTCGCGACGTCGGCTGCCCCGCTGGGCCGTGTCGGGCCGATGCTGCTGGCGATGGCGAGCGTGACGGACGACGTGGATGTGcgcgcggagctgccgcagtgggagtggctgcggcacgtgcacggcagcggctttCCGGCGGTGGGTGGCGCGGCTGGGGggtctgcgccgccgcgcgcaccgTATCTGGCGGTGATGGGCATCCCGTCGACGGATCAGCGCCCGCGCGCCGCCCTgcgtgaggcgcagcgcaagACGTGGCTCGCGTAccaggaggtggcgcgccGCGACAACCACTTTActggcgcgctgctggcgctctacgtcttcgccgcggcggagccGATGGTGCCTGTGGATCTGGCCTCCGATGAGCAGACGCGTTCAGCGACCATGAAAGGATACGCACAGGACAACGCCTCCACACCTTTCCACCACAcgactgcgctgctgccaagCTTAAGAGAGTATGATGCGGCCTCATGCGTCCTTGCGACAGGCAACACCACTGGTGACTGCGCCGCTGAGGACTTCGCGCCCCGCCGAGTGGTCCTTCGCCGTGGTTGGCAGTCTACGGGTATTCCGAGCCCACCCTGTGATCGAGTCCTCAGAACAtctggcagcagcgagggagcTCCAACGTCTGCGCTGTCGTACCTGAGCGATGTCCTGTCGCTCCCCGTGACGCCGGCGTTCACGTCGCCGGCGGAGTACATCTGCCACGCGTcgtctgcgctgtggcaggaggcgctgacgCACCGCAACGTCCTGTGGATCGACATGATGACGGACCGGCGGCCAACGACCAAGAAGAAGCTCGGCGAGATAATCAACTGGGGCCTGCCGGTGGAGGTTGGGATGAGCCAGAAGCTGATCCTGTGGCTGGCGTACGCGTACCACGCCTTCAGGGATGTCCCTTTCATCATCaagggcgacgacgacgcgtaCATGAAGGTGCCGCAGTTCCTGAGTGATGTGCGGTACGTGGTGAGAAGCATGCAGCCCcggccaccgcctccgcctgccgATGCCGCCAACCGCAGCACGTGCGCGCTGGACATGGGCAGGGCAGAGTGCATGTACTGGGGCGGCATGCGTCTCTTTCGACAACGTACGTATAACGCTGGCATGACCTTTATGCTGCACCGTCTGCTCGCTCGAGTCGTGCTGGAGCCTCATCCGAACGGGGAGCCTAACgtcgcagtgctgctggcCGCGACAGACTTCGACCCTTCATTGTCGCGGGTTTACTACGGTCTTGTGTTTTTCCACGAGGATGTTCTGCTTGGGCTGCTCATCCGAAATGCGCTCCGACGCGCACGCGACATCTGCCCGAACAATCGTGTCTGGTTCATCAAGGAGGGCTTAGCTCGTTTCCATGACGTGCACCGAGGCGACTACCACGACGTGACGTGGTCGACGGTcgtggcgcaccgctgcaccccCGCTGATGATTACTACCTTCACCACTTCTTCCAGAGGGAGCACTATGCCACGTTGGCCAGCTCGGGCGGGAAACGCCGCGCTGAGAGAGCCGCtgtggcgcaggcggcggcgtgggtggCGGAGCACCGGCGCACCATGGGGTCCGAGGTGGTGGGCTGGGACGCCATGCCGGCTGTGCAGTGGGTCCGCGATGTGAAGCGGACGCCTGCGTACGacatggcggaggcggatggGGTGCCGGTGTACCGCATCGAGTACAAGTACTGGGCACACTGGTTCACGGCTGTCGATGATGGGCTCTACTCTTTACCGCAGAACTGA